Within the Halarcobacter mediterraneus genome, the region AAGTAGCTTTTGTTACATAATATCTTGGTTTTGGTTTTGTTGTTTCCATGATTTTTAGTACAATATTGGCAACAGAAGTTGCTGGAAGATTAAAAGGTGTATTGTCTTTATCATTTTCAAGTCGTTCTTTTAGTTCTTTTTTATAAGTATTAGAAAAAAAACTATTTTCAATATCTATATTTTTTTTAAATTTCTTAAGGGCATTTTCTCTAAATTTTGAAGTTACTGGACCTGTATTTATTGTAGAGATATAAATATCACTATTGCTAGTTTCAAGTCTCATTGTATCTGCAAGTCCTTCTATTGCATATTTACTGGCATTATAAGCACCTCTAAATTTCAATGATATTATTCCTAATACTGAAGAGTGTTGAATAACTTTTCCATAGCCTTGTTTTCTAAAAATTTTCATAGCTTGAATTGTAACTTCATGTAATCCAAAAAAGTTTGTTTCAAATTGTTCTTTTAAAGCAAGAGTACTGATATCTTCAACTGCTCCTGGTTGACCAAATCCAGCATTATTGAAAATAGCATCTAGTTTTTTATCCTGAGCTAAAATATATTCTAAAGCTTCTGAAATCTCTTCTTTTTTTCTTACATCAACTTTTAGAGTGATTAAACCTAAGTTTTTTAATTTTTGTATATCTTCATCTTTTCTAACACTTGCATATACTTTATATCCATTTTCTTTTAAGGTTAGTGCTGTTTGATATCCAATTCCACTAGAACAGCCTGTTATAAAAATATTTTGCATTATTTATCCAATTTATTAAGTATATTTTTTTAAAAATGCAATTATATCAAAAAAAGTATTTTAGTATTCTCCTACTATAATTTGTTCTAGAGTTCTTTTCGGTACAAAGTGTGTTTGTTTTTCATCTCTGTAGTAACTTGTATCAAAATTTTGTGCATCTATTAGTTTAATTTCTTCATCTGAAATTCCAAGTGCTATACCTATCATTACATCATAAGAATCAGGAATTACGAAGAGGTTTCTGCAAAGTTCTTTATTGATTGAAGCTAAAGGTGCAGTTGCTAGTCCTTTTGTTTTTGCGGCTAAGCTAATAGCTGTAAATGAAGCCCCTGCATCAAACATAGGAAAACCATCTATCATCTGGTCATTTAACATAAATATAAAGGCACTTGGTCTTTCTTCTTCACTTTGTGACCAATCTTTTATAGTACTTGCCCAAGTTGTATTTTGGGCTAATTGATTTACTGCTTCTTTATTTGTCACAAGAATATATTTTATTGGTTGCATATTTTTTGCACTAGAAGTTATTCTTGCTAAATCAAGTATTTCTCTTAAATCTTTTAACTTAATTTCTATATCTTTTTTAAATCTTCTTGTAGTTCTTGCTTCTTGGATTAGTTTTTTTAATTCTTCATATTTCATTTAAACTCTTTTTTTTGATTTCTTGATATTATACCAAAAGTGAATATATAGGAAAAAAATGCAAAATATAAAAGAACTTTTAGACAAAGAAGTTTGTAATAGAAATAGTAATTGTGAACTTTCATATGAAAAACCTGACCCACTTTTAGTAGCAAGTAGATATAAAGATGAATATGCGATTTTATTGTGTGCTTTATTTGGATATGGAAAAGCTTCTTTAATAGTAAAGTTTTTAGATAGTTTAAATTTTGATTTGCTAAATGAAAAAGAAGAAATAATAGATAAAGAGTTAGATAATTTTTATTATAGATTTCAAAATACAGAAGATGTAAAAACTATATTTAAAACTTTTAGAAGAATGAAACAAGAAAACAGTTTAAATGATATTTTTCTAGAAGGCTATAAGAAAGAAAATGATGTTTTAGAAGGTCTTGATACTATTCTTTCAAAGATATTCAAAGCTTCAAATTATAGTTCTCAAGGTTTTACTTTTTTAGTTTCAAGTCAATTGAAAAGAGATAAACAAGGAAAAATAAAATATATAGGAAATGCACCATATAAAAGATGGATGATGTTTTTAAGATGGATGGTTAGAGATGATAACCTTGATTTAGGATTATGGAAAGATATAGATAAAAAAGATTTAATACTTCCTTTAGATACCCATACTTTTAAAGTTTCACAAAAACTTGGATTGCTAAATAGAAAAACCTATGATTTAAAATCAGCAGTCTTAATAACTGAAAAGTTAAAAGAGTTCGATTTTCATGACCCTATAAAATATGATTTTGCACTATATAGAATAGGACAAGAGAAAAAACTATAATTAACTATAATCACTATATTAAAGCCCATTTTATAGTTAATTTAAGAAATCTAATAAATATAGTTAGCTACAATTATTAATAAAAAAATATAAAAAAGTACACCTCTAGGTACACTTAAAAGTACACCTTTATTTTGGATGTATTTTAAAAGGATTAATATGAACAAGTATATTAGTATTGAAATTCCTAATAAAGATTGTAAAGGTATGTTCTTTAATTGTGAAACAGATTTAAAAAAAATTACATCTGTAAAAGAAGCAAATAAACTTATTGGAAAAGTTTTCAAGATACAATTAAGAACAAGAGTAAATGGTAAGATGGGTAAAAAGATATTTACTTTTGAAAGTAAAAAGATTACTTTTTTAAAAGCTATTGAGTATGTAGCTAGCAAAAGAACAGAAGTAAGAGAAATTCTAAAAAACAATGGAACTTTACGTAAACAAAAAAAAGTGGAGGAGTCTTCTGTTAAAATAGAAGAGGGAGAAACTTTTTTAGATAAAGTTGAAACTTTTCTTGAAACAAAAGAGATTTCAGCAAGAAAATCAACTATTCAAAACTATTCAACTGCTTTAAATATACACTCAAAACCATTACATAACAAATCTATTGAAAGTATTACAATAAATGATGTTCAAAAAATAATAAATAGTATGTTGACAAATAGAGCAGCAGCAACAGTTGTTTTATATGCTAGAACATTAAGAGCTTTTCTAGCAAAGCATAAGGCATCAGTGATTAATGAGTGGGAAGAACTATCATTACCTCATGTTGATAATAAAGTGGACTATACACTAAGTTTAAAAGATACCAAGAAAATTATATATGCAATGAGAAATTATAGTGGTACAGAAATTGAAGGCGAAACTTTTTATCAGTTTGAGGAGATAAAAAATATATTCACTTTCTTACTTTCTGGAAGAAGGATTAATGAAGTATTACAGTTAAAATATAATGATATTAATTTAGAAGAAAAGACATTTAAAGTACCAGCTTCAACTGCTAAGGGAAAAAAAGAATTAGTTTTTAATCTTGATAATTATTTATTAGATGCAATTAAAAGTCAAGCTAGATTAAATAGGATTGATTTATCAAAAAATTTAATAGATAAAAAACTTTTTAAATATACAAAAGAAACACCAAGGGTACACTTCCAAAATCTTTTAAGAGCAATGGGATTACCAAAATTAAGGCTACATGACATAAGACATATGTTAGCAACAACACTTGTGCAAAATAAAGTTCCTATTGCAGATATTAGTGTTTTACTTGGACATAGTAGTATTGCAATAACAGAAGCTAGATATGCAAATAAAAGTAAAGATCAGGCGAGTAGAGCACTTGATGCTTTTAATGATATTATAAAATAAAAAATATTAGTTCTGATAATATTTATAAAGAGTAGAAATGAAGAATCATAACTCACCTTATTCTTACTAGTCTATATATTAACCTTAGTTTTTATTAATTTGTTTATATAAAACTTAAAGATTTTAATTTGTAATTTTATCTTCAAAGATATAAAAATTTTATTCTTATTGTAGAATTAAGTTTTTTAGTTATTTTTTATTAAATTATACTTGTAATAATATTGATTAGTATGCACATAATTTTTACTTTTTCATTTTATTGTGTTATTTTAATATTTTATAAACTATTTAAAAATTAACACTTACTATTTTTTTGCAAGTAGATTTATTAAAATTACTACATTCACTATTTATTTAAAAAAGAGTATTTTTCTATTAATTACATTTCTCTAAATTAGTAAAACTAATTAAGGAATAAGTGTATATTTTCATCAAGTTAAATGAGTTTTATTAGTTAGTAAATTATATTTTATTATTATAAACTATAATATTTAAGTTTTAATATAATAATTATTTATTAAAACTTATTGTATACTTATTTTATTTCAATTATATATTTATTTAAAAAATTACAATTTTTTCTTCAATATCCTATTTATAGAGTGTTGATAGAGTAAAAGTGATTACTAGGAGATATTAATGTTTAGAGATAAAAATAAAGTATTGTATTTAGTATATTTTGAGTTTAATAAAATATATGACCCTGGTAATATGTCTACATTTGTAATTAATGATCAAAATTCAAGCATATATTTAAAAAGAAAAAAAAAGTTATCAGAGCTTAGAAATAATGTGGAAAGAGATGGAGGGGAAATATATGATTTATCTGATAATAAAAATCTTTCAAAAGAAAGTGAAATTGTCAATAAGATTAAAAAAAGTAATGAAAATATAATTTTATTTATAACAAATAACAAAAAATTATTTACAAATTTTAATAGACCAATATATTTATTTAATATTGACGAAGAATCTTTAGATTTAAATAGTGAGGAATTAGTTAATGTAAACATGAATGAAATCATTTCATTTTTGAAATCATTTCAAACTAATGAGATTAAACAAAAAATCTATATGATATTTTTTATTTATGGCATTATATTTGAACTTGATATAAAGTTATTGATAAAAGACACTGCGTATGAAGTAAAAGAAAAAAATGAACTAATAGATTTAATAAATGAGGATTTAGACTTATATATATTTAAAAGAATTTTGACTTCTAGATTATCAATTATTTTGTATAGATTATTCTTTTTTGATTTAAATGCAAAAAAAACAGCAGTAGGTAGATTTTTTAGAAATAGCTTAAATGTAAAAAGTGAAACTTATAGTTTTAAAAATTTGAATAATAATCACGAAGGCTTTTATTTTACAAGTTTAGAAAATAAATCTTTTAGGGGTTACAAAATACCGTTTTATCAAATTAGCTTACCAGATAATATTTTTGTTGAAAAAATAAAAATTGCAAAAAAGCTACTTAAACTAAATGTTAAAAAGAAAATAGTTTCAGAAGCATTGGAAATAAGTGAAGATGAAATAGATACACATATTTATGGAGATGATAATTTAAAACCTACTAATTATATTGAAACTGCTAATAAAATGTATTCTAAGCGAGTTTCTTTAGAACAGTGGAAAGAATAAATATATTTGTTAAGAATTTACTACAGATTAATCTGTAGTAAAAAAAGTATTATTATTTAAGTACTCAACTAAAACACTCCTACTCAAATGTATCTTATTGCCAATTTTAACAAACTCAATCTCACCTTTTGAAATCAATTTTTTAGCCATATCCACTTTTATAATCTTCATCTCCTCAACTTCCTTTAAATTAAATAACACTCCACAAGGAATTATCTCATCGTAATTAGTTTTCATTGTTTGCTCCAATTTTAATTTTTCAATTAAGTGGAGTCTCAATATTTTTTTATGTAAAAAATCTGTACATCAAAAATATTTCATCTACATATTATTAATAAGATAAGAGTCTAGTAGTGTTTAAAAAAGCTAATTTCTTAGTGTAAAAAGAGATAAAAATGATTGTAGATAACGAAAGTATTTCTTCCAAACCAGGAGAGATAATAAAAAGATTGTTAAAAGTCAGATTTAGAAAGAGTAGCTTTCCAATGAGAAAAGTAAATAACCCAAACTATAACCCACTAAAAGGAGCATAAATGATACCACCAAGTGTACTGCTTACTATAGTAATATCAGCAGCAACAATAATCAAAGAGACATTAGATAGTGAGGATTGACTTTATAAACACCTAAACTCTTAAATATTTAAATTTAAAAGGATAAAAAATGTCAGTAAAACCATTAAGTAACGAACAGTTAAAACAACAAGCACCAACATTGTTTACTTCAAATGCCCATAGTGAAGTAAGTTCTAAATATCACTTCATACCAACAATAGATGTGATTGAAGAGATAAAGTCACACAATTGGCATCCAGTAAGTGTAAGTCAAGCAGGTGTAAGAGATTTGCAAAAAGAAGGTTATCAACAACATTGTGTCAGATTTAGACACTTTGAGGATCTGTTAAATCCAAGTGATAATGCAGTTGAACTATTATTATTTAACTCCCATGATAGAACTAAAGCTTTTAGTATTAGTGCAGGTATTTTTAGATTTGTATGTTCTAATGGCTTAGTAATCTCTGATAGTGTATTTGAAAGCTATAAAATAAAACATTTAGGAGAAAGAGATAATGATGTAGCAACAGCGGTATCTAATATAACAGCTATAAAAGATAAACTTCTATTAAAAATAGACAAATTATCATCTATAAAGCTAAATGATAGTGAAAAACAATCCTTTGCTAAATCTTCAATACCTCTAAGATTTGAAGAACACCTAGAGGTTAATCCAAATGATTTACTACTACCACATAGAGAAGAGGATTTTCAAGATGATTTATACACAACCCTAAACATCATCCAAGAAAATCTAATAAGAGGAAATATAAAAGGGGTAAATAAACAAACCAACAGAAAATTTACTTCTAAACAAATTTCTTCAATATCTACTGATGCAAAATTAAATAAAGAGCTTTGGGATATGGCTGAGAAAATAGCAGGTATAAAAGAACCTGATTATCTAATGGCAGCATAAGGAGTTAAAAATGAAACTAGTTAATTATGCTTTACAAAACCAAATAGAGTATCTAGGGGAAAATAAATCAAATACTAACTTTAAAGAGTATTTACAATCTATTTTAGAAGATACTTCAAAGCCATACTATCAAAGAGCAGATTATATAGGTTTATCTCTAAATGAGATAAAAAGTAAGATTGATTGTCTATCAAGAGATATTAATGAACTGCAAGCACTAAAGAAGAGACTATCTTTATCTTTAGAGATTGCAAAAGAGCAGGTTGCTAATATCTTTATTGCAAATGGCATAGATAGAATAGATGGAAATATAATCTCTTCATTAACGCTGTCAAAAGAATCCTCAAAACAAAAAGACATCATTAAAGTTCTAGATGAAAATAAAGTGATGGGATTAGGGTATGTGAAGTTTTCTGTTGATATGGATGGAATAGAAAAAGCACTAAATACAAAAGAGGGTAAAAAGGAGTTAGCAAACTTAGTTGAACTAACCCCTCTTAGTGTAACAACCCCTTCAAAAGTAAAAGTTAATACCAAAAGAGACAAAACCAATTCGAATAATGAAACCCAAGAGATTCTAATTATAGAAGAACAAGTTGCATAAGGAGTAATCTATGTTTAACGATGAACAAATAAAAACATTAAAAAATGAGTTAGATTCAAATAGAATTAAATCTAGAGAAAAAGGAAATATCAACCTCTCTTATTTAGAGGGGTTTGATGTAATTGAAACAGCTAACAGTATCTTTGGCTTTGGTAATTGGTCTTATAGTGT harbors:
- a CDS encoding SDR family NAD(P)-dependent oxidoreductase, with protein sequence MQNIFITGCSSGIGYQTALTLKENGYKVYASVRKDEDIQKLKNLGLITLKVDVRKKEEISEALEYILAQDKKLDAIFNNAGFGQPGAVEDISTLALKEQFETNFFGLHEVTIQAMKIFRKQGYGKVIQHSSVLGIISLKFRGAYNASKYAIEGLADTMRLETSNSDIYISTINTGPVTSKFRENALKKFKKNIDIENSFFSNTYKKELKERLENDKDNTPFNLPATSVANIVLKIMETTKPKPRYYVTKATYILGFAKRVLSTNLLDKLLNRI
- a CDS encoding nitroreductase family protein gives rise to the protein MKYEELKKLIQEARTTRRFKKDIEIKLKDLREILDLARITSSAKNMQPIKYILVTNKEAVNQLAQNTTWASTIKDWSQSEEERPSAFIFMLNDQMIDGFPMFDAGASFTAISLAAKTKGLATAPLASINKELCRNLFVIPDSYDVMIGIALGISDEEIKLIDAQNFDTSYYRDEKQTHFVPKRTLEQIIVGEY
- a CDS encoding TIGR02757 family protein; its protein translation is MQNIKELLDKEVCNRNSNCELSYEKPDPLLVASRYKDEYAILLCALFGYGKASLIVKFLDSLNFDLLNEKEEIIDKELDNFYYRFQNTEDVKTIFKTFRRMKQENSLNDIFLEGYKKENDVLEGLDTILSKIFKASNYSSQGFTFLVSSQLKRDKQGKIKYIGNAPYKRWMMFLRWMVRDDNLDLGLWKDIDKKDLILPLDTHTFKVSQKLGLLNRKTYDLKSAVLITEKLKEFDFHDPIKYDFALYRIGQEKKL
- a CDS encoding tyrosine-type recombinase/integrase, whose amino-acid sequence is MNKYISIEIPNKDCKGMFFNCETDLKKITSVKEANKLIGKVFKIQLRTRVNGKMGKKIFTFESKKITFLKAIEYVASKRTEVREILKNNGTLRKQKKVEESSVKIEEGETFLDKVETFLETKEISARKSTIQNYSTALNIHSKPLHNKSIESITINDVQKIINSMLTNRAAATVVLYARTLRAFLAKHKASVINEWEELSLPHVDNKVDYTLSLKDTKKIIYAMRNYSGTEIEGETFYQFEEIKNIFTFLLSGRRINEVLQLKYNDINLEEKTFKVPASTAKGKKELVFNLDNYLLDAIKSQARLNRIDLSKNLIDKKLFKYTKETPRVHFQNLLRAMGLPKLRLHDIRHMLATTLVQNKVPIADISVLLGHSSIAITEARYANKSKDQASRALDAFNDIIK
- a CDS encoding MerR family transcriptional regulator — translated: MKTNYDEIIPCGVLFNLKEVEEMKIIKVDMAKKLISKGEIEFVKIGNKIHLSRSVLVEYLNNNTFFTTD
- a CDS encoding DUF932 domain-containing protein, with the translated sequence MSVKPLSNEQLKQQAPTLFTSNAHSEVSSKYHFIPTIDVIEEIKSHNWHPVSVSQAGVRDLQKEGYQQHCVRFRHFEDLLNPSDNAVELLLFNSHDRTKAFSISAGIFRFVCSNGLVISDSVFESYKIKHLGERDNDVATAVSNITAIKDKLLLKIDKLSSIKLNDSEKQSFAKSSIPLRFEEHLEVNPNDLLLPHREEDFQDDLYTTLNIIQENLIRGNIKGVNKQTNRKFTSKQISSISTDAKLNKELWDMAEKIAGIKEPDYLMAA
- a CDS encoding siphovirus Gp157 family protein; translation: MKLVNYALQNQIEYLGENKSNTNFKEYLQSILEDTSKPYYQRADYIGLSLNEIKSKIDCLSRDINELQALKKRLSLSLEIAKEQVANIFIANGIDRIDGNIISSLTLSKESSKQKDIIKVLDENKVMGLGYVKFSVDMDGIEKALNTKEGKKELANLVELTPLSVTTPSKVKVNTKRDKTNSNNETQEILIIEEQVA